Part of the Phycisphaerales bacterium genome, TACGACAACGTGGGCGAGGAGGGCGGCTTCCGCAAGAACATCCGCGACGCTGCCAAGCAGCAGCGTTTGCAGGACGAGGAGGCGCTGTCGAAGGACGAGGGCACCATCGAGCGCCTGATCGAGCGGGCCCGGGCCGACCTCGAGGAGCGTCCGGAAGATCCGCCCACGCTCAACGCCCTGGCCAAGCGGCTGCTCGAACGCGGTTCTCCGAAAGATGAGAAGGAAGCGTACGAGCTCTACAAGAAGGCCTACCAGCTCACCAAGGAGTTCCGCTTCCGTCAGGCGGCCGACGACATCAAGATGCGCGCGTGGCGCCGCCGGCTCATGGCCCTCGAGAAGAAGGCCGTCGACAATCCCGACGACGAAGGCGTACAGCAGGAGCTCGAGAGCGCCCGCAAAGACGTGCTCGAGGCCGAGACGAAGGTCTACGCCGCCCGGGTGGAGGCCTACCCGACCGACATGACGCTCAAATTCGAGCTCGGTCGGCGATACTTCAGCCAGGGCCAGTTCGAGGACGCCATCGCCAACCTGCAGCAGGCCCAGGGCGAGCCCAAGCTGCGGGTGCGCACGCTGCACATGCTCGCCCAGTCGTTCCTAGCCATGCAGTGGGGCGACGAGGCGGTCACGACCTTCCGCCAGGCGCTCGAAGCGCACGGCCGCGACGGGGACGAGACGGGCATGGAGATCAACTACGGCCTGATGGATGCGCTCCTGACCAAGGCCACCGACCACCGCGACCTCGAGGCCGCCATCGAGGCCGACAAGATCGCCTCGAGCATCGCCATCAAGGACATCGGGTTCAAGGAGATCCGAGCCAAGCGCGACGCCATCAAGAAGCTTCTGGTCGAGCTGCGGCAGGCCTAGGGCCTCATGGGTCAGCCCCGGGCCATCGCCATCATCCCCGCCCGCATGGGCTCGACGCGGTTCCCCGGCAAGGCGCTCGCGAGCGAGACCGGCAAGCCCATGGTCGTGCACGTGTGCGAGCGAGCGAAGCTGGCCCGGGCCGTCGCCAACGTCGTCGTGGCCACCGATAGCCAGGCGATCCGCAAGGCGGTCGAGGCCTACGGCTTCGACGCCGTGATGACCAGCGCGGAGCACCCCAACGGCACGAGCCGGCTGGCCGAGGCAGCTAAGACGATGGGCCTGAAGAGCCAGCAGCCGATCGTCAACGTGCAGGGGGACGAGCCAGAGATCGAGCCGGAGATCGTCGATGCGGCCCTCATCGCCGTCGGCCAGCACATGCTGCCCGGCATGGTGAACAAGATGTATCGGATCGCCCAGCTCGGCACGGTGGCGACGCCCCTGCAACCGCACGAAGACGCCGCAAGTCCGAATCTGGTCAAGGTCGTGACCGGACTCATCGAGCCAGACCTCGGCGTCGCGCGCGGCCTGTACTTCTCCCGGTCACCCATCCCGTTCGATCGAGATCACTCGTCGGCGGCCACGCCGCTGCGGCACGTGGGCATCTATGCCTACGACGTGTTCTCGCTCGAGCGATACGTGTCGCTCGCCCAGACGCCCTTGGAACGCAGCGAGCAACTCGAACAGCTCCGCTGGCTGGAACACGGCCTGCCGATCGCCGTGGCCGTCCGTCGCTGCTCGCACCAGGGCATCGACACGCCCGAGCAGTACGCGGCGTTCGTGGAACGCTTTCGGACCAGCCAAGGCGGATGACGTGCGCGGCCGGGTCGGCTATCCTCTCTGGTGCCCGACCAACGAAACTCGAATGGTGGCAACGACCCAACTGCAAACGACTGGCCCACGCCCGTCGGCGGCGGCACCACCCAGCCGGCCGGCTCGATGAGCGAGGACGCGCGGCGTCGGCGAGCTGATGAGCTGCTCGTGCAGGCGGCCGAGGGCTCGCTGACGACCGAGTTCTATTCGCCCGTGCCGTCGGGCTATCGCCGCGGGCGGACGAAGTACGTCGCGGTGCTGGGTACTGTCATGAGCGGGCTGGGCAAGGGCATCTTTGCCGCCAGCGCTGCCAAGCTGCTCAAGGACAAGGGCCTCACGGTCGCCCCCATTAAGATGGAGGGCTACCTGAACATCGACTCGGGCACGCTGAACCCCTACCGCCACGGCGAGGTGTTCGTGCTCGACGACGGCACCGAGTGCGACATGGACCTGGGCACCTACGAGCGCATGCTGGCCCAGAACCTCAGCCGGCGGAACTTCACGACCTCGGGCCAGATCTTCAGCGAGGTGCTCGAGCGCGAGCGGCTGGGCGACTACCTGGGCCGCGACGTGCAGATGATCCCCCACGTCACGGGCGAGGTGAAGCGCAAGCTCCGCGAGCTGGCCATGTATGGCGACGGGTCCGGACGCCCGGCCGACGTCGTATTCGTCGAGGTCGGCGGCACCGTGGGCGACTACGAGAACGGGTTCTACATCGAGGCCCTCCGAGAACTGGCTTTCGAAGAAGGACCGAGGTCGGTCTGCTTCGTCGCACTGACGTACGTCATCGAGGCCAAGGTCCTGGGCGAGCAGAAGAGCAAGGCGGCCCAGCTTGGCATCCAGCGGTTGATGGAAGCGGGCATCCAGCCCCACATGATCGCCTGCCGCTGCGATAATCCCGTCACTGGTCAGGCGATGCAGAAGATCGCGATGTACAGCAACGTGCCGCTGCGGCGCGTGTTCAGCATGCACGACCGCGAGAGCATCTACCTCATCCCCGAAGAGATGCGCCGCGACGGGCTCGACCGCGAGATCCTCAGCGTGCTCGACCTGCACGACCGCGTCGACATGGGCCAGGAGGACCGCGAGCGCGAGCGCTGGCGCTCGTTCGTGCGGGGGCTGACCAGCGAGCCCGAGCACCGCATCCGCATCGCGCTGGCGGGCAAGTACACCGACCTGGGCGACGCCTACGCCTCGATCGACAAGGCCATCGAGCACTGCGCGGCGAACCTGCACGCCGACATCGAGGTCGAGCGATTCGATACCACCGACCTCACCGAGTCGCGCATTGCCGACGAACTCTCGGACGTCGACGCGGTCATCGTGCCGGGTGGTTTCGGAGCCCGGGGCGTGGATGGAAAGCTGGCGGTCGTCAAGCACTGCCGCGAGTCGGGCCTGCCGTACCTGGGCATCTGCCTTGGGTTCCAGGTCGCCGTCATCGAGTATGCCCGCAACGTGCTGGGCATCGCCGATGCGGCCTCGACCGAGTTCGACCCCGACTCGCCCGACCCGGTCATCAGCGAGCTGCCCGAGCAGAAGAAGATCGAGGGCCTGGGCGGGTCGATGCGGCTTGGCGCCCAGGACGTTGCGCTCACCCCCGATTCGCTGGCGAGCTTCCTGTTCTCGGGACGCCAGACCGAGCGCGAGCGATTCCGCCACCGCTACGAGGTCGACCCGGGCTACATCGACCGGCTGACCGAGGCGGGCCTCGTCTTCAGCGGCCGCCATCCGACCCAGCCCATCATGCAGGTGCTCGAGTTGCCCCAGCCCGGCCACGATGATGATTACGACGGCCCGACGCACCCCTACTTCGTGGCCGGGCAGTTCCACCCCGAGCTCACGAGCCGGCCGCTGGAGCCCCAGCCCATGTTCATGGGCCTGTGCGCCGCCGCCATCGCGCGGCGTGTTGCGATGGGACCGCGTGACGGCGAAGAGGCCGGGCCTAAGGAAGTCTCGAACCTCGTCAAGCGATGGCTCCGCACGCCACGCAAGCGCACGCAGCCGGCCTAATCAGTTTTCGGCAACCTCCAGCGATCGCAGCGACGCGAGCAGCACCAGCTTCGCAAAGCGGCCGACGCGGCCGGTGGCGACCTGCGCGTTGTGCACCAGCGCTTGCGCGTAGAGGTCGGCCTCGATGTCGCCGCTGGCAGCCAGCGAGGCGAACGCGTTGACGCCCCACGGGTGCGCGGTCGCGTTGTCGGGCTGCAGTTCCTGCACGCACCAGGCGGCCGCCGCCTCGGCCCGTTGCACCAGCCGAGGCTCGTCGCGCTGCACGCCGATGGTCCAGAGCGCCTGGATCGCCGAGAGCTCGCGTTCGGTCCAGACCTCGATGGCGACCTCGCCTCGGCCCGGGGCGTCGGCGTCTTGCAGGGGGCCATCGGGCGAGAACGTCGCGGCGAGGTCAGAGTCGTTGGCCAGCGCATGCCAGAGGTCGACGTCGAGGCCCTGGCCCTTCGTCGGTCGCGTCGTGTTCTCGGTCAGCCAGGCGATCAGTGGCGCATCAACGGCCCGGCGATGACCCGACTCGTCGGCGAATTCGCCCGCGACGACTCCCGACGGCGGCTCGGGCCCGACGATGGCCCTCAGGCGGGCGGTCCACCGATCGAGTGGCTGGGATGGCGTGGTGGTCATCGCATCGTCCTGTAACCCGTCGAGAACGCCCGGCGGGTGGGATCCGGCTGGTGGAGGCTTGCCCGATGGTCGATAGCGCCGGCATGGGCGAGGCTCCGGGCCAGCAAGCAAGGCAAGGCGATCGATTCGCATGGATCGACCCTGGCGTGAGCGTATGGGACCAGTGGGGCGCAGCGCCCCCGCCGCCGAAGGTCCGCCCAAGCACGAGCCCGGAACGCGAGCCCAGCGAGGCCTCCGCGACCGCCAGCCCAGCGCATGCCGAGCCCCAGGCAGAGCCCGAGCCGATCGAGGACCTTCCGATGCCCGAGTCAGCCGCCGAGCAGGTCGGGGGCACCGAGGGTGCCCCGACGTTCCACGAGTTCGACGCCGAGTTGGACGTCGCCGAGTTGGACGAGCGGCTGCGGCCCGTCACGACGTGGTCGGCCCGCTCTTCGTCCGTGAATCGCTCGAGCCTCACCATCCGCTCTCGGCGGATGTGCTACGCCAAGAAGATGC contains:
- the kdsB gene encoding 3-deoxy-manno-octulosonate cytidylyltransferase, with amino-acid sequence MGQPRAIAIIPARMGSTRFPGKALASETGKPMVVHVCERAKLARAVANVVVATDSQAIRKAVEAYGFDAVMTSAEHPNGTSRLAEAAKTMGLKSQQPIVNVQGDEPEIEPEIVDAALIAVGQHMLPGMVNKMYRIAQLGTVATPLQPHEDAASPNLVKVVTGLIEPDLGVARGLYFSRSPIPFDRDHSSAATPLRHVGIYAYDVFSLERYVSLAQTPLERSEQLEQLRWLEHGLPIAVAVRRCSHQGIDTPEQYAAFVERFRTSQGG
- a CDS encoding CTP synthase, with the translated sequence MPDQRNSNGGNDPTANDWPTPVGGGTTQPAGSMSEDARRRRADELLVQAAEGSLTTEFYSPVPSGYRRGRTKYVAVLGTVMSGLGKGIFAASAAKLLKDKGLTVAPIKMEGYLNIDSGTLNPYRHGEVFVLDDGTECDMDLGTYERMLAQNLSRRNFTTSGQIFSEVLERERLGDYLGRDVQMIPHVTGEVKRKLRELAMYGDGSGRPADVVFVEVGGTVGDYENGFYIEALRELAFEEGPRSVCFVALTYVIEAKVLGEQKSKAAQLGIQRLMEAGIQPHMIACRCDNPVTGQAMQKIAMYSNVPLRRVFSMHDRESIYLIPEEMRRDGLDREILSVLDLHDRVDMGQEDRERERWRSFVRGLTSEPEHRIRIALAGKYTDLGDAYASIDKAIEHCAANLHADIEVERFDTTDLTESRIADELSDVDAVIVPGGFGARGVDGKLAVVKHCRESGLPYLGICLGFQVAVIEYARNVLGIADAASTEFDPDSPDPVISELPEQKKIEGLGGSMRLGAQDVALTPDSLASFLFSGRQTERERFRHRYEVDPGYIDRLTEAGLVFSGRHPTQPIMQVLELPQPGHDDDYDGPTHPYFVAGQFHPELTSRPLEPQPMFMGLCAAAIARRVAMGPRDGEEAGPKEVSNLVKRWLRTPRKRTQPA